A genomic segment from Spinacia oleracea cultivar Varoflay chromosome 3, BTI_SOV_V1, whole genome shotgun sequence encodes:
- the LOC110783543 gene encoding pre-mRNA-splicing factor ATP-dependent RNA helicase DEAH7-like, which translates to MRLQYFIIWDALTIDGIFYVIDTGYGKMKVYNPRMGMDALQVFPVSRAAADQRAGRAGRTGPGTCYRLYTESAYLNEMLHSLVPEIQRINLGNVVLLLKFLKIENLLDFDFMDPPPQENILNSMYQLWVLGALNNVGGLTDLGWKMVEFPLDPPLAKMLLMGAKLHYLDEVLTIVSMLSVPTVFFRPKDREEESDLLGKSSLSLNRIKPFSMFTNNGKATSIEETGAMIIFYRLKLYGRLGK; encoded by the exons ATGAGGCTCCAGTATTTCATCATTTGGGATGCTCTGACTATAGATGGTATTTTCTATGTTATCGACACGGGTTACGGTAAAATGAAGGTCTACAATCCAAGAATGGGTATGGATGCTCTTCAAGTCTTCCCTGTGAGCCGTGCTGCTGCTGACCAGCGTGCTGGACGTGCTGGTAGAACTGGGCCCGGCACTTGCTACCGTCTATATACAGAGAGTGCATATCTGAATGAGATGCTTCATAGTCTTGTTCCTGAAATTCAGAGGATAAATCTTGGTAATGTTGTTTTGCTTCTGAAATTTCTCAAAATTGAGAACTTACTAGACTTTGATTTCATGGACCCACCTCCACAAGAAAACATCCTGAATTCCATGTACCAGTTGTGGGTACTGGGTGCCCTTAACAATGTCGGTGGCTTAACAGACCTCGGTTGGAAAATGGTGGAATTTCCGTTGGACCCGCCACTAGCAAAGATGCTACTGATGGGTGCAAAGCTTCATTACCTCGATGAGGTGTTGACTATAGTGTCAATGCTTTCAGTTCCAACAGTATTCTTCCGTCCCAAAGACAGGGAAGAAGAGAGTGACCTGCTAGGGAAAAGTTCTTTGTCCCTGAATCGGATCAAACCCTTCTCAATGTTTACCAACAATGGAAAGGCAACGAGTATCGAGGAGACTGGTGCAATGATCATTTTCTACAG GTTAAAGCTTTACGGAAGGCTAGGGAAGTAA